The stretch of DNA ACCAGGAATCAGTGCTagagggatgcaccgaaatgaaaattctggaccgaaactgaaaattcagcattcacttggctgaaaccgaaaatgacctcCCACcaccacctttaaaaaaaaataaccacttttgttaaaagtaacacaccaaaataggacaaaaaaatccaataacaataatatatatgattgttaacagtaatcacactcctatcatgcccagacatacccagattccatcatgtactggctgacttggcatgataggagtgtgattgctgttaacaatcatatatattaatattattgaatttttcagtaaaaatttggcgtgttacttacttttaataaaagtgtggttatcattatataataataatgtacatgGTTATTTCTATTAGGTACAAAGCGATGTTATATGGAGTCCAAACATATTTCTaagaatgtgttaaaaaattGCAATACTGAATACGTACAGCGAAGGACAAACCTTGAATCCAAGTCTCTTTTCTGCATTGTGTGCAGTAGACTGGACTCAGTTTCTCAATATATCACAAGAAATGGAATCCCCCCCCATGCCTTCTACTTCTTCCTGTATGTTTTTCTCCATGTGTCACGTAGAGAGCTCCACGCAGGCTCTGGCTCCGTCACACTCTCTCTGTAACAAGCAAAAAGAGACGCACCACATGCTGAGGTCACTTCCTGTGCTGCTGTCAGCTGTGTTAGTGTCAGATCATCCAGCAGGGCTCTGGGTGACGATACAGCCGGGAAAtagttttgtattgttttttttgtttgtttgttttttgtcttattttgcaCTATGCAATTTTATTTCCAGCAACCTGCCCTTTGGGGATTTTATGCCTACTCTTCACTCAGTTGTCACTCAGTGTAAGAGCTGGAGGGGGGCAGGTAGAGCTGAGTTGCCCCTAGCCCCTTGTCTCCCCATTAACCAACACACTAGCACCAACACTCAGTTGCCTGCCCCTGCTGGTGAACTATCCGTACCGTAGGGCAAGCTCTGTCTTTTTTAGGAGAATATCTTTAGGGTTAACCCTTTTAGAATACATAACAAATTCACTGATTTGGGAATGCAACAccaccttagtgaataaaccctaacGTGTATTCAAAGACAGATACATTATATCTGAGGAACGTCCACTTTTTTGGTTTGCTTTTCCTTTTCTATTTGTTTGCTAATTTCTGAAACTGGTTATAGGACTCTagtaatacaaacaaaaaaaagaggttaaacaactttttgttattttatatgtcCCAGTCGAACTGCGTATTTGCGCGCATGGACAGATTGCAAATACAATGGAAACAGTTCACTGCAAAAACACGGAATATAAAGGGTTATTCTTTCTCTCCTTATTTGGGAGAAAAATAATGCCTTTGTATTGTACTGTTTTCGGTGCAATAAAGTTATTTGTATCCTGACCCTGTGACACCTATCCCTTGCTGAGGTTGTTTCCTGTTATGCTGTCATTAGGCTGTCAAAACAGGTAGTCGAGGAATTCTCCAGCAAGGCACGGAGTGACAGAGCAACGAGGAAATTCCTGTCACTTTGGCTTCCATGGTTGCCGGGTAACAGCTGGGCTTGGCCAAGAAAAATGATCTTATGCAGCctctgtgtctgtatatatagagaggcaGCTTGCATAGCACAGACAAAGCTGCAAACAGAAGAACGAGTGGGACCAAAGAGAGACGGCAAAGAACAAAAAGTCTACTGCAACCATGGGCATGCTGCTGAGTCGGCTCTATCAAACTCTAATGAGCTTTTCCGGTACCAAGGCTCGAATCCTTATGCTGGGTCTGGACGCAGCTGGGAAGACCACAATGCTATACAAGCTGAAGTTGAATGAAACGGTCTGCACCATCCCCACCATTGGATTCAACGTGGAGACCGTGGAGCCCATCCGGAATGTGTCCTTCACCGTCTGGGATGTCGGAGGCCAGCAAAAGATCAGAGCTCTGTGGAAGCACTACTTTGTTAACACAGATGGACTGGTGTTTGTGGTGGACAGCGCCGACTGGGAGAGGTTCCAAGAAGTCAGGGAGGAACTGGTTGCCATCTTGGAAAATGATGAAATGAGAGGGGTGCCATTTGTGGTAATGGCCAATAAGCAGGATCTTCCTGGTGCCAAAAGTCCAAGCGATGTGGCAGAGGCGTTGGAGCTGAAGAAAATTCAAGGACACCAGTGGCATGTTCAGGGGTGCTGTGCAGCCACTGGGGATGGACTTGTGGAGGGGCTGGAGGGGCTCACAAACATGGTGAAACAGTTCCAAACAAGAAAACCTTACTGAGCTGGGTGTCCTTCAGCCTCCTGTTTGACACAAGTATACAGAATATTCACCACGGCAAGGCAAGACTAAACCATGGCATGATTAGTGCTTGAATAATACCAGCAGCTGCTGTCCGATTAAAAAGCTACTCACCGGATCAGCTGGAGTCACCTGGACATTTAAGTCTTTAAGATCTACTTTTGAGGGTAATGGAACTTGACTAATTTGTGAATTAATCTGTTGTACTGCATTACTCACTTTGCTGTTATACATTTCTGTGATGAAGGCTCTAATTTCATGTACAATTTATTACATTGTAATTGTCTTACATATTCATCTTCaatcataaaatgtttatttttacaaacaacTTTTGGGGTTTTTGACTTAAGTAATTACACTTATATGAACATACAATTTTCTTATGTCACTGCCAATGTCCTCTAGTTCTTCCTTTGTGAATGTTCGCTGTTCAAAGGGTTATTACCAGTTATGACGCCcgagcttaggaggcgatcaacgattcAACCATGCAAGACAACGAAGCCTAGCTTTCCAATCAAAATGTGATTAGCAAAcgactgtttttaaaaaaaaatttaaaaaatggaatcAGGGGAAACCATCAAGTtctagcaaaatgtaaaaaaagaccACTTCCTCAATGTTAGCCCCTaaataacctgacaaacccatgtcgtgtgtggtatcactgtactcaggagatgttgctaaacacatgtTGTGGTATTCTTTGGcaatgacatataccaggagctgtacatttatacctgaatcacaatttgtgtgataaaaaaaaacacaaaataaatcactACTACAAAGCTTGACAAAgagtggtagtagaattagtgtatggaaagggttcaaataccagcatttaaaataccttggggtgtctaatgtttgaaaatatatggtttgatgaaataacttgcattggctggcttcaaacatgtcccaaataccacatgggggcaggatgaccagatctggaaaaaaatatttgaaaaaaaacatattgaaatAGGAAAAcactacttattgccctataaattgcaaaaaaaaaaaaaaaaaaaacattgggtattgaATAAAGTTGAATAAATAGTTGTATGCAGTGTCAAATAGGAGAAATGCGTTCTAATTACATATTTAGTCAAAACGTCTTGTGCAATAAGCAGTAAGTGTTGTGtggttaccatggcaaccagcAACCAGTGAACTGCTCGTGCTAGTTGCGCAGCTTTTACCACTATGCACGAGAATTGTTCATTACATATAACCTGCAATGCGTTACACTTTACAAtgctttttaattataaatatgatCAGAgcccagctaaaaaaaaaatttttttaaaaaagcaactcAAGGAGGCCATACTTTCTTACTCCTCACTTACTCTCAGGTAATAAAAGCACTGCTGTCTTGAGTGGGTCAATCTTTCCTTTGTACAATTTGTACCCATACATTTGCCTCACTGTACTCCATGGGCCTCCAAGGATCCCTCCATTACTACATCCTCTTGTGTATTCTGTATGATGTGGCCTTGAGCCTCAATGTTGGCATTGGCCGTAGGACCTAATAGATTACATAACTGTTAATCTCCCTGTTTGAATCACAAATATACACTCACAATACTCAAACGTATACTGTGTGTAGACAGACACCAAGGTGTTATTCCAGGACTGATTTAAGGGTATGTTCAGGGTGTGTAGTGGTTGCATACTTAAGAAGATAAGAGCTCCAAGTGCCAAAGGTTGTAGGGACAGTTATATTGTGTTCACACAGAATGAGACTGTTCTAGAGTACAAGACAGCGTTGCAGAGATATCTGGTGTACCTGCCGCCATGGCAGGAATGAGTTACAAGACTCAGTTGCTGCTGTGCTTCTTACTAGTAGAAGCTCTGATCCCACCAGGACAAACGCAGTGGCTTATCTTTGGAGAACGGAACAAACCAAAGGAGACCACACCAGCTATTTCCGATCCAAAGATTAATGAAGACACAGGTAGGGTGGCTTTGGCTTTAAAAGCAAACATTCTCCTTGTAATATTTGTAATGTCACCAAACTACTGACCTGCCAGCTGATTGTCTCATGTCTCTTCATCTCCTTTGCAAATCACTGCACACTTTCCTTGATATTTGTTACTGTTCCTCCCTTCAATCTCCTTTTTTCCTTGCACAACAACTGTTAGATGGAtccctttctttttattcatTGAAACATGACACACATTATGCTATTTTTAACCTGTCTTGTGTCTCATCAACTTACAGAGGAAGACTTTGAAGAGGACAGTGATATTGCCAAACCAACCAGTCCACCATTACCTGAGATCCCTCACCCTACCAATATTCATAATGAGTTAACAGAGACTGCTGCTCCAGAGGAACATCTTGCAAACGCAATAGAAACTGCCCAACCCATGGAAATGTCTACAGGTTTAAGGGAAATCACTAGCACAACCACACGGTTTTCAACAAGGGAAAGCGGACAAGGAGCTTTAGAACATCGTGGCGTAACCCAACCTGCTCAAAGTTCAACTAAAGGCCTAGAAGGAATACAAAATGAGGAGACCACTCGTCTCGCCACTCCAGAAAAGACCACACATCTCAAAACAACAGCTAATAGCCACCCAGAAGGCAGCCTTGAAAGGAAGGAGGTAAGTTCATCTTACAATGGTTTGCAAGAAGAAGTATGAAAGATGTTCTATCATTCACTAAGTACTGAGTTGGTGGAATATGATGATTTCATGATAATTTTAGGAGACATATCTCAGGCCCTACAAGCGTAAACTCTCCTATAAACTTAGGACTGGAAGAACCCAATCTAAAATGCATTGAAGGGATCCCCTTGGGGGGGAACTTAATGGAAAACTGAAAGTTGGACTTTTGAGCTAAGTGTCAGCTGTGGTCAATAGTCAGTTCCCTAAAAATTAGGGATAGAGCCACACTTTTTCTAAAGGATGCAGCAAGGAACAAAGTAGGTGAGGCCTTATTTTTGTTAGGGTATGTCGGGACGTCACTACTTTGTGTCTGTAGGCACCTTGGATGCAATTCTATAGCTGTCACTGGGCCCCATTGAGTTGCCCCAAGTTCATATAACATTTGGCCAAGTTACAGCATCCACGATAGTCAGCAGACATCTAAATTACTCAAAGGTGGAACAAAAACTTTCTCTTAAACCTAAAAATCTGAAACTAATAATACTTCTGAGTTAAATACTATTATAATAATTGACGTacgctctgcccccccccatgagCAGATTTCTTCAATTACACAAATATAGATATCTGCCACGGTCAAAGTCTGAAACTAATAACCCACACCCAATCAGTGTATATAATAGCAATGGAGCGCGTATCGAGTACTAGACTGAAAAGTGGTTTACTACATGACATGAACACACTGCCCTAATTTTACCTGATAATTCTTGCGTTCCAAAATGTAAGAAATACATGTTTCCTTAAAGTGAAAGGTTGGTTTCCAAACATGTTTGTAATGCTTTCTTCCTTGGCGAGCACAGGCTACAGCTGAATGGATCCCACCGCTGACACCCGCTGCAGAAAATCACAGTGGTGATGTGGAAGAAGACCTCAGATCTCAAAAGGAAGAATGGAAGCGAGGAGATGTTGGTGGGTTGGTCACTCCAATATAACTTTAACTCATTAATCATTTTGCGCAAATGTATAATCAGTCAAAATTATCAAATAATCTATCCATTTCATACGTGTTATTTGCTATAGCAAtctttaatattataaaaattacTCAGTCTCGTATAAATGATTCTCTGTATCTCACCATAGGCTCTTTAAAGGACACAGATCCAATTATATTAGAATTGGTAAACGGGATGCTGGGGACAGCTGAGTCTGAACCAGACCCACATAaggtaatattatttttttcccatttgctaGAAATGGTTGAAATGATTGGATGACTATTAGCTCTGCCCAGCCATGCTTTACAAATTATCAAAACATGGGTCAGAGTTTTCTACAccaatattgtttatataggcACCAAAACTCACTCTTATGACCTGCCAATCAACTTCCAGCTGtatcaatgttctgctgctcTCACCGTCTCTGGTGGATCCCAAAAGATAAATGGATCAAATACGTTGGCTTTGATACAGCAAGGGTAGAATGAAGAGGCAGAACATGGAGGGGTTGGAGCAACATAGGATGGGAGTGAAAAAGGGGGAATTTGCAGATAGGACCAAGGTACCAAGCTTTTTATaaagataagtggaagagcatACGATCTAACTTACTAGTCAAGACAAACCATGTTTTTTGTCACAAGACGGAGAATAATACTTGTTTTTAGGTACAAATTATAATTCTGATTATCTCATTTCTTATGTGTGCCTTCTATTTCCAGCGCAATCTTTCTGACTGTATATGTCCTGTGGTATCTGGGCCACCAGGATCAAAGGTCAGtgattttttatcattattaggAGAGATTTGGGGGACTATATTAAGCTGTATtgcattaataaattatttctcCATCCAAGTGTGATGGGAAGGATCCAACAGGGAAGGATCCAGTGCTCTAGGAAGTATATTTTGAGTGATTGTCGCATGCTCAGAGGTTTCATGTATTAAAGAACTCCTTCGTCAGCAATGGTTCATTACTTTGCCTCCACATCTCTTAAATCTTGGAGAAAAAGCACCACATATGGACATAAATACTCCTTTCCCTGCAAGCCTGCAAGCATCACATTTATAGATGACCCAGCCGTGGCCTCCTACATGTTTAGTGCTTTCTATTCAGTTACTTTTggtaaaaaaactaatattacTCTGTGATCAAGAAGATTTGATATAtagagattgttttttttaacaggggGAACAAGGAGACGCTGGACCTCCTGGAGCTCCTGGACTTCCAGGTAGTCCAGGTCGCATTGGAGAGAGAGGACTGATGGGACAGCCTGGTCCTGCCGGTCCACAAGGGCCTCCAGGACTGCCAGGGCCACCAGGACCACCAGGGCATTCTTCCAGTGCAATGACTTTTACTGATGTAGAGGAAGAACAGAAGGTGGGACAGAGTGGTAGTGAACCACAGATATTGTAAAATGTTGCTTACACACATATgcaattaaagggacaatgATGTAAAATGTTGTTCATCATAGGGTATAAAAGGTAGGAGTTGTAAATACGGTTAAGTTTTGGTTATATTATACACTTTTTTGGTATGCTTGCTAGCTGGGTATGTGACTGGCTGGAACAGTTATTTTGTTAACATGGAGTTTAACCATCCATGGGTTAGGAAAATGGGCAGGTCTTatatgccatcaaattctatgtttctatccaACCCAATTGTTCCGTAGGGCAAACCATGCCTCGCACTCCTCGAGGCCTGCAACCTAAACAACTATGTTTTATTCTTAGCAAGATACCATGTCAATCTACAGCTTACAGGTCTACTATCTGCAGTTGGTCCTAAAAGAGGTTCATTACATACAGTTCACAGGAAAACCATCAACACATAACTCTAGAAGTGCAAGGTTTTGTTCCAGAGTGATTACCCTTGTGTGTGGCTGCCATATTGGCAAAGCAGCCCTGATTTTTATTAGTTACCCAAAGGCCTCATCCTACCTGTttagtaattatttatataaataaaaacattaggtaAAGAATTTGAAAGAGATAGCGTGTGCAGATTTTTCCGAATctgaaaacaatttaaaacaatttaggTAGTTGCATTGTGTTTGGGTGAattgtaatgtaataatttaataatactgTACATATCTGTGCTGAGCTTTCACAGGTTTATCTCACATAATAACTTACAACTGTCACCTTACTTTTGCCTGCAGAGCTTCCCTACGTTGATTGGCCCTCCAGGTCCTGATGGCCAGCGTGGACCACCGGGTTTTCCAGGGTCTCCAGGCTCACAAGGACCTGAAGGTCCACAGGGTCCACCAGGTCCTCCTGGACTTCCTGGTTCTCCTGGGCAGCCTGGGAATACTGGGCCAGTTGGACCAAGAGGGGAGGTTGGTCCTGATGGTCTCCCGGGGCAAAGAGGCTTACAAGGACCCCCAGGGACACCTGGTTTTGAAGGCCCTCAAGGATCAGAAGGCAAAAGAGGACCAGAGGGGCCACCTGGACCCCAGGGACTGCAAGGAGTACAAGGACCACAGGGTTATCCTGGCCCAGAGGGGAGTCCTGGCATGATGGGATTACCAGGTTTGCCAGGAATAGATGGACCTCAGGGACCCCCAGGTCAGCAGGGTCCAGAAGGAGCCCCAGGAAAAGAAGGTCCTCCTGGACCAAAGGTAATGATGCTGTTTGAACACATTTTATACACTTGTGCATATTCTGAATTGAATTTGGAACACTGACAGACACCAATCAATGTATTCTCAAATCTTGTTGTGACTTAGTAGCAAtcattgtatacattgtatatactTGTGCCACCCAATACCACTGTCCTCGATGGACAGCAATACTTCATAGCAAGTAAGCATTCTGTGTACTAACACAGGGTTAGAAATCCATTGTTAACAGACATTCATGCCCGGTTTaacttttattatctttctctGCCATTTCATGGTGTAGTATGATATGGTTTAGTTTAACAATGATGTTCTTTGTCCTTATCCGGCTAACCGAAAATACAATGTGTCAGATTTATTAATGGTGTATATATGGGATCATCAGCAGGAACATCTCAGGTGTTTCCATGACAACTGCTCCATATTTATAACTTAAACATTCTGACCAGATCTGGCTTCTAAAATATGTAACATATTCTTAGTCTCACAGTCCTCTTTAGTGCTTATTTCCCTCTTCATTAACATCATGCTAGTGGGTGGCATCATAATTATATGAAATTATCACATTTAGTGgaatataatatagaaaaaacCAGGCTGTCCCCGACCAATCAACCCACccagtgttttattttgcacaaTTTACGTACAAGTTGTGTACAATGGAGTTGGCCCTGAGACTCTTTAAATATCGGCCCTTTAATGTAGTGACTCATCagatgtgttaaccaaatgacTGATACCGGTCCTCATGGAAGTCTtcgttatttaaagatacacttaatttaGTACCATGCGTTCAGTGATATCAGACTGCGAATGAATCTCCACCACGTGTAAACCTGAGATTTTGCCACTTAGCcctgtgaccctgagaatagaccaaaaaccctgagaatccgGGTCAAATCCTGAGCGTTCCCTTGTATTTTATGAGTTCCTTCTAGTGGATAAATAATAGAAGGCAAGCCAACGATTCAAATGGTATATGTTTTGAGGCCATAATGATCCATCGTGTTGTTATCGATGCATAAAGACACAGCTCTTCATATAGGAGATCTAGGTCACTGCCAAACTGCTTAGCTTGTTGGATTGGGGGTGCTGGAGGCACAGTCCCTAAGGGCCAGGACCTAAGTGTCTGTTAAGCGCGTGACTAAAGAAGGAGATCAATAAGGCAATCCAATGCCACCAGCCGGCCCCTTCCGTGCCACCATCTTTCTTCTGAGTACCACCTTTTTAGCACTCGCAGTGCCAGGCAACTTGGCCTGGGCCAGGATACAATTCTATGACTTTCTTACCTCCAGCCAGCTCCAGTAATGGCTCGGCAAACGCTGCTGGCAAAGTTCTGTTATAGATGCATTCATTTGTGTATGAATAATTATACtttttaaagtataaaaaatatcaaaaatacaGTCATACATTTTGGGTGTGGTGGGCTGGAAAGCCCCATACTTTATTAGACgacaatgctgttttttttttttaattggattaTTCAGGTCTGCAAAGCTGAAATTCTCTTTACATTTCAATTGCAGGGAGAGAAAGGTGACCCAGGAGAGGTGCGTATATAAATACAGAAGAAACTAGTTGTCCTACGCATCATAATAATGTACACTAAAGATTTCCTGCAGATCCCTGAATTAAACAGACCACCCATCTTGGCATATTTACCCCCCTAGTTGTGCTTTCATTGTTGAACAGATTCACACTTGTGTCACTATTAAAAACCGAATGTTGGAAAGGTAACTGGGAAGCTTTTGCAGCACACTGAGTGATCAGTGAGTTGGAACTACCTATGTTACTTTGTCCTGGAGCCTACTCAATACCTGCCTGGGGAGGATAGCAAAATGCTTGCAGGGGATAAGCCCcattataaaaataaccttttcattttttccaaaaaCCTAAGGGTTGTACCAGTTGCAATGGAGGTGGTGGATTGGTAGCAGTTGGTCCCCCTGGTCCTGCAGGTCCTCCTGGTCCACCAGGTCCCCCTGGACCTCCAAGTCTAGGCACACAAAGAATGCTTTCTGAAACAAACCTGCCCCCAGCATTCCAAGAGGTGAGTATAAGCTCTTCGGCTTTAGTGCCCCATCGAAATCGACTAGTATCaaagagagaacaaaaaaataaaaacagaataaaaataaaccagaaGTGACTGGGGCACGGTGACATTCATTATCAGTAATGTCTGTTGGTTTCTCCTCCTAGGATGACCGGTCAGAAGCGTACGGTTCTGTGGTCTTCTCTGTAAGTGAACATAACACTGGAACGCAATACATGATATTCTTAACAGTAGTTGACAACCTGCATCAGCAATTACAATTTGTGCtaacattaataatgtttttcttttctatgtaGGGTCTTCCTGGAAGCCCTGGACCTCCAGGGCCTCAAGGACCTCCTGGCCCCCCTGGAGTGGTATATATCAATGTATGTTTTTAGCTTATTTAACTATTCTGTAGTTTTAGGACAATTCTGAACCAAGAGTTACAAATCAATGAAGTAATGCTAATATCGAGTGTCCATCTCGTTTGCAGAGAGTGTACCCTGTCCCACCTCGGCCACACTGCAAGCACACGGTAAACTGGATCTTCACTTCTGTAAACTTTTATGGCTCAAAAGTTTATCTTTAGGGATGGGTATAGGTACTGATACCTCTATAATATAATTACACCAATCCCACTAGTGTTTGTTTTGTATAGGTACCCAAAGAAGACTCAGAGGATAGAGGTAAGATACACTGGTATGCTTCATCTATGTtaacaaaaatgcatattttttaaaaaaattctgggtaattcagttttttttatcttgttatTTTTAGTCCATTGTAGTCATAGATGTTTTAACTCCACCAGCCAATCATACCTGCCACCAGCTGCTGCCACTCTCAGAGTGGCTGTTGAGGGACCAAAGGGGCCCAGGGTCCCTAAGCCTGGGCTCAGGGCGGCCCCCTTGGTTGATGGCAGCTCTGCATCTTTCTTTCATTGAGTGTTTTCATACACTTAACCCATTTAATTgttgtcatttttcttttttcttgattttaccATAGGTTCTGTAACAGCTTCTAGTGAATCCAGCACGTACCTTAAGGTGATATCGAACAAACTACTAATGTACACAATTATAATGTTTCTTTAGCTCCTTGTGAGCCAGCTTTCTGTCATGGTTCCTACAGCATGCATCAGCTaacttattaataaaaatgtcaagAAGCAAAAATATTTAGCCATCTAGGCTAATCTCTTCAGTACTGGAAATGATGTCCACCTGCTTACCGTCAAATGATGGTGACACCAAAATCTATTTTTGTTGAAACGCTGTTTTATAG from Spea bombifrons isolate aSpeBom1 chromosome 13, aSpeBom1.2.pri, whole genome shotgun sequence encodes:
- the LOC128471098 gene encoding uncharacterized protein LOC128471098, with product MGMLLSRLYQTLMSFSGTKARILMLGLDAAGKTTMLYKLKLNETVCTIPTIGFNVETVEPIRNVSFTVWDVGGQQKIRALWKHYFVNTDGLVFVVDSADWERFQEVREELVAILENDEMRGVPFVVMANKQDLPGAKSPSDVAEALELKKIQGHQWHVQGCCAATGDGLVEGLEGLTNMVKQFQTRKPY
- the LOC128471095 gene encoding collagen alpha-1(V) chain-like isoform X2, with the protein product MAGMSYKTQLLLCFLLVEALIPPGQTQWLIFGERNKPKETTPAISDPKINEDTEEDFEEDSDIAKPTSPPLPEIPHPTNIHNELTETAAPEEHLANAIETAQPMEMSTGLREITSTTTRFSTRESGQGALEHRGVTQPAQSSTKGLEGIQNEETTRLATPEKTTHLKTTANSHPEGSLERKEATAEWIPPLTPAAENHSGDVEEDLRSQKEEWKRGDVGSLKDTDPIILELVNGMLGTAESEPDPHKRNLSDCICPVVSGPPGSKGEQGDAGPPGAPGLPGSPGRIGERGLMGQPGPAGPQGPPGLPGPPGPPGHSSSAMTFTDVEEEQKSFPTLIGPPGPDGQRGPPGFPGSPGSQGPEGPQGPPGPPGLPGSPGQPGNTGPVGPRGEVGPDGLPGQRGLQGPPGTPGFEGPQGSEGKRGPEGPPGPQGLQGVQGPQGYPGPEGSPGMMGLPGLPGIDGPQGPPGQQGPEGAPGKEGPPGPKGEKGDPGEGCTSCNGGGGLVAVGPPGPAGPPGPPGPPGPPSLGTQRMLSETNLPPAFQEDDRSEAYGSVVFSGLPGSPGPPGPQGPPGPPGVVYINRVYPVPPRPHCKHTVPKEDSEDRGSVTASSESSTYLKVHSLVFQNQKEMIQAWEEVSEGAMAYVREQNSAFFRTSVGWSKIMLQDSESSFPADEPFVPEEPTDEEYPDRVQVVPAPQNANVRMPSVRKLLLWCVLRRGHTVPPCSVWWLSMSHSLGI
- the LOC128471095 gene encoding collagen alpha-1(XV) chain-like isoform X1, giving the protein MAGMSYKTQLLLCFLLVEALIPPGQTQWLIFGERNKPKETTPAISDPKINEDTEEDFEEDSDIAKPTSPPLPEIPHPTNIHNELTETAAPEEHLANAIETAQPMEMSTGLREITSTTTRFSTRESGQGALEHRGVTQPAQSSTKGLEGIQNEETTRLATPEKTTHLKTTANSHPEGSLERKEATAEWIPPLTPAAENHSGDVEEDLRSQKEEWKRGDVGSLKDTDPIILELVNGMLGTAESEPDPHKRNLSDCICPVVSGPPGSKGEQGDAGPPGAPGLPGSPGRIGERGLMGQPGPAGPQGPPGLPGPPGPPGHSSSAMTFTDVEEEQKSFPTLIGPPGPDGQRGPPGFPGSPGSQGPEGPQGPPGPPGLPGSPGQPGNTGPVGPRGEVGPDGLPGQRGLQGPPGTPGFEGPQGSEGKRGPEGPPGPQGLQGVQGPQGYPGPEGSPGMMGLPGLPGIDGPQGPPGQQGPEGAPGKEGPPGPKGEKGDPGEGCTSCNGGGGLVAVGPPGPAGPPGPPGPPGPPSLGTQRMLSETNLPPAFQEDDRSEAYGSVVFSGLPGSPGPPGPQGPPGPPGVVYINRVYPVPPRPHCKHTVPKEDSEDRGSVTASSESSTYLKVHSLVFQNQKEMIQAWEEVSEGAMAYVREQNSAFFRTSVGWSKIMLQDSESSFPADEPFVPEEPTDEEYPDRVQVVPAPQNANVRMPSLRLVALNVPLSGDMSGIRGADLQCYRQAQEMSLYGTFRAILALSSQSLSSIVKKTDRGLPVVNLRGEVLSRSWDSLLDRKSVSLKAGVPIYSFNGRNILTDPLWPQKAFWHGTSQMGNPVRHRNCGEWRSHTNTEGLGSEITGRWLMDSDSYSCSQTLAVLCIEIAFPYHYMW